Proteins found in one Anopheles aquasalis chromosome 3, idAnoAquaMG_Q_19, whole genome shotgun sequence genomic segment:
- the LOC126577132 gene encoding fatty acyl-CoA reductase wat-like — protein sequence MAQHQYCSVPSVFAGADVFITGGSGFMGKVLIEKLLRSCPKIGQVFVLMRAKRGKPLEDRLKAITEGLLFSVLKSENEASLAKICPVEGDCTQLKLGMSDDTLKKLQNVQFVFHVAASVRFDDPLRDAILTNTRSTREVLEWATTLHKLRAVVHISTTYCNPELLHVEEKIYPPKMNWKEAIRMAETFDTATLETFRDKLTEFAPNTYTYTKGLAEQICQDYRHKVPLVVFRPSVVTNAESEPLSGWIDNFNGPIGLLLGCGSGLVRTGLLDLNNRINCIPVDVSIKAIIVAAWKRATIDEPSALPVYNSAADPEKTINYGMMIYDGKKLFEHVPLSNILWAPGGTATTNKYIFYLLFFFVQIIPALLIDTLCRITARKPFMLKLNRKIFDAQVSLRYFMNIEWFFDSTNFKQLNELLHDDDKRCFSTEYFTHGTMEYYKRAILGGRRYLMKESDETIPAAVKKYKRLLMLDLCVKMVVGLLIIYLIYNRYVT from the exons ATGGCGCAACATCAATACTGCAGCGTACCGTCAGTGTTTGCCGGAGCCGATGTGTTCATCACCGGTGGTTCGGGATTTATGGGCAAAGTGCTGATCGAGAAGCTGCTACGATCGTGCCCAAAGATAGGCCAAGTGTTTGTGTTGATGCGCGCGAAAAGAGGCAAACCGCTGGAGGACCGTTTGAAAGCGATCACCGAGGGATTG TTATTCAGCGTTTTAAAAAGTGAGAACGAAGCATCTCTCGCCAAGATCTGTCCGGTAGAGGGTGACTGTACCCAGTTGAAGCTCGGTATGTCGGACGACACGCTGAAGAAGCTGCAGAATGTGCAGTTTGTGTTTCATGTTGCCGCTAGTGTACGGTTCGATGATCCGCTGAGGGATGCCATCTTGACCAACACTCGCAGCACCCGGGAGGTGTTGGAATGGGCCACAACGCTACATAAACTGAGAGCTGTAGTGCACATATCGACCACCTACTGCAATCCGGAGCTGCTGCACGTGGAGGAAAAGATTTATCCGCCGAAGATGAACTGGAAAGAAGCCATACGTATGGCAGAGACGTTCGACACCGCAACGCTGGAAACGTTCAGGGACAA GCTTACTGAGTTCGCTCCAAACACCTATACCTACACAAAGGGGTTGGCTGAGCAGATTTGCCAAGATTACCGCCACAAGGTTCCGCTGGTTGTGTTTCGGCCGTCGGTTGTGACGAACGCCGAGAGTGAGCCACTCAGTGGGTGGATTGATAATTTCAACGGACCCATCGGGCTACTGCTGGGTTGTGGATCTGGCCTAGTTCGAACTGGCTTGCTCGACTTGAATAACCGAATCAACTGCATTCCGGTCGATGTCAGCATAAAAGCGATCATCGTAGCCGCGTGGAAAAGGGCAACGATCGATGAACCTAGTGCACTGCCAGTCTACAACAGTGCGGCCGATCCCGAGAAAACTATCAACTACGGCATGATGATCTATGATGGCAAAAAACTGTTCGAGCATGTCCCATTGTCCAACATACTGTGGGCTCCCGGTGGGACAGCCACAACCAATAAGTATATTTTCTATTTGCTATTCTTTTTCGTCCAGATCATACCGGCTCTCCTGATCGATACACTTTGTCGCATTACCGCCCGTAAGCCATT TATGCTCAAGCTGAATCGCAAAATATTCGATGCTCAAGTTTCGCTACGCTATTTCATGAATATCGAGTGGTTTTTTGATAGCACTAACTTTAAGCAGCTCAACGAACTACTGCACGACGATGACAA GCGTTGCTTTTCCACCGAATATTTTACTCACGGTACGATGGAGTACTATAAGCGAGCCATTCTCGGTGGACGCCGTTACTTGATGAAGGAATCAGACGAAACTATACCGGCTGCAGTGAAGAAGTACAAGCGCCTGCTGATGTTAGACTTATGCGTGAAGATGGTTGTAGGATTGCTAATTATTTATTTGATCTACAATAGATATGTAACATAG